The following coding sequences lie in one Pontibacter sp. G13 genomic window:
- the hemL gene encoding glutamate-1-semialdehyde 2,1-aminomutase, whose amino-acid sequence MNIETSKSLFAQANSYIPGGVNSPVRAFKSVGGDPIFMARAQGAYMYDADGNAYLDLINSWGPMILGHAYPPVVEAVREVLPESFSFGTPTEIEVEMAEIITRVVPSVEKVRMVNSGTEATMSAIRLARGYTGRNKMIKFAGCYHGHGDSFLIAAGSGAMTFGVPNSPGVPEGVAQDTLIAEFNNLENVSALVDANPDQVAAIILEPVTGNMGVIVPDAGFLEGLRKLCDEKGIVLIFDEVMTGFRLAVGGAQERLGVTPDLTTLGKIIGGGMPVGAYGGKREIMEYVSPAGPVYQAGTLSGNPLAMRAGHVMLSTLTNHPEIYTEIDATTEQMANGMAEIFTEKGVAHNIARLGSMFTLFFREEAVRNFEDAKACDTAAFGKFFRNMLSNGIYLPPSQFEAVFVSREVKAEQVDQFLTAVRASL is encoded by the coding sequence ATGAATATCGAAACCAGCAAAAGCCTTTTTGCCCAAGCCAACTCATATATCCCCGGAGGCGTCAACTCTCCGGTCCGCGCATTCAAAAGCGTAGGGGGCGATCCCATCTTCATGGCGCGTGCCCAAGGTGCCTACATGTACGACGCTGATGGCAATGCCTATCTGGACCTGATCAACTCTTGGGGACCCATGATCCTCGGACATGCCTACCCGCCTGTCGTGGAGGCTGTCAGGGAGGTGCTGCCTGAATCATTCAGCTTCGGCACGCCCACCGAGATCGAGGTGGAAATGGCGGAAATCATCACCCGAGTAGTTCCTTCGGTCGAAAAGGTCCGCATGGTGAATTCCGGTACTGAGGCGACAATGAGTGCGATTCGTCTTGCGCGAGGATATACCGGACGCAACAAGATGATCAAGTTTGCGGGTTGTTACCACGGCCATGGGGACAGCTTCCTCATCGCGGCGGGTAGTGGTGCGATGACTTTTGGCGTGCCGAATTCTCCCGGTGTTCCAGAGGGCGTGGCTCAAGATACCTTGATTGCAGAGTTCAACAATCTGGAGAATGTCTCTGCATTGGTCGATGCTAATCCTGATCAAGTAGCGGCTATCATTTTGGAGCCAGTTACTGGAAACATGGGGGTTATCGTGCCAGATGCGGGATTCCTCGAAGGACTTCGCAAACTGTGTGACGAGAAGGGAATTGTCCTGATTTTCGATGAGGTCATGACTGGATTCCGCCTGGCAGTTGGCGGTGCGCAGGAGCGATTGGGAGTAACCCCTGACTTGACGACGTTGGGAAAAATCATCGGCGGCGGAATGCCTGTTGGGGCCTACGGCGGTAAACGTGAGATCATGGAATACGTCTCTCCAGCAGGCCCTGTGTATCAGGCTGGTACTCTCTCCGGAAATCCTCTGGCGATGCGTGCAGGTCATGTGATGCTTTCCACTCTGACGAATCATCCTGAGATCTACACCGAAATCGATGCGACCACCGAACAGATGGCCAACGGCATGGCTGAGATTTTCACCGAAAAGGGGGTGGCGCACAACATCGCTAGGTTGGGTTCCATGTTCACCTTGTTCTTCCGTGAAGAGGCGGTTCGAAACTTCGAAGATGCCAAAGCCTGTGATACGGCGGCCTTCGGGAAGTTCTTCCGCAATATGCTTTCCAACGGTATCTACTTGCCACCGAGCCAATTCGAAGCAGTATTCGTGAGTCGTGAAGTGAAAGCCGAGCAGGTGGATCAATTCCTGACTGCTGTTCGCGCGAGTCTCTAG
- a CDS encoding GH25 family lysozyme produces the protein MRMISLPLAASVLLLVAAMAGCAKSTESSNSPSSSQATPEPAPTPDPSDDLPAYGLDLSHFNGDLEDELLPVDSITFVFVKATEGLTYEDPDFSHNWQTAKSKGLLRGAYHFYRTDDDPIEQARFFLRTVGTLGMRDFPLVLDIEQGSMDGYITTADLQSDLISFLSYLESHTGRRPILYSGESFCNTHLTHADFAQYPLWLAEYNSRTTPQIPTTWDQSGWVFWQKSESYKIDGTTSDFDLFNGTRGDLDIFLKTTQPGRQFAP, from the coding sequence ATGCGAATGATTAGCTTGCCGCTCGCTGCCAGCGTGTTACTACTCGTAGCCGCTATGGCTGGATGTGCCAAATCCACCGAATCATCCAATTCCCCTTCCTCAAGTCAGGCCACTCCCGAACCTGCGCCCACTCCTGATCCATCGGATGATCTACCGGCCTATGGATTAGACCTTTCCCATTTCAATGGAGACCTCGAAGATGAGTTGTTGCCCGTGGATAGCATCACGTTTGTATTTGTCAAAGCGACTGAGGGCCTGACGTATGAAGATCCCGATTTCTCCCATAACTGGCAGACTGCGAAAAGTAAGGGGTTGCTTCGCGGGGCCTATCATTTTTACCGGACGGATGACGATCCCATCGAGCAAGCGAGGTTTTTCCTGCGGACGGTCGGAACGCTAGGGATGCGGGATTTTCCGTTGGTGCTGGACATTGAGCAAGGCAGTATGGACGGGTATATTACCACCGCAGATTTGCAGTCGGATTTGATTTCGTTTCTGAGCTATTTGGAGTCCCATACGGGTCGTCGGCCCATTTTGTACAGTGGCGAGAGCTTTTGCAATACCCATCTGACCCATGCTGATTTTGCTCAATATCCGCTTTGGCTGGCGGAATACAATTCCCGAACAACCCCACAGATTCCGACGACTTGGGACCAATCCGGGTGGGTATTTTGGCAAAAGAGCGAATCTTACAAAATTGACGGGACGACTTCAGATTTCGACCTCTTCAATGGCACCCGCGGAGACTTGGATATTTTCCTGAAAACCACCCAGCCCGGGCGACAATTTGCTCCGTGA
- a CDS encoding NADP-dependent isocitrate dehydrogenase, whose amino-acid sequence MADNLHKIVYTKTDEAPALATESLLPIIQSFTASSGINFEVKDISLSGRIIANFPEFLTPEQRIGDALAELGEMAKTPEANIIKLPNISASIPQLVAAITELQAKGYKLPNYPEEPANDEEKAIKARYDKIKGSAVNPVLREGNSDRRAPKAVKNYARKHPHSMGEWASDSKTHVASMEGHDFFGSEKSVTVPAATDVKIVFVGEDGSEQVLKASTPLLAGEVIDASAMSMATLKSFLEAQMDEAKAQDILFSLHLKATMMKVSDPILFGAAVSTYYRETFAKYADLFEELGISANNGLGDLYNKIDTLPADKKAAVLADMEAEAAKRPALAMVNSDKGITNLHVPSDVIIDASMPAMIRIGGKMWDTNGGTQDTKAVIPDRSYASVYQETIDFCKKHGAFDPTTMGSVPNVGLMAKKAEEYGSHDKTFQLASKGAVKVIDTDGNVLIEQSVEAGDIFRMCQTKDAPIKDWVGLAVRRARATGSPAVFWLDENRAHDAELIKKVNAYLPEFETEGLELHIMAPAAATRFSLERIKEGQDTISVTGNVLRDYLTDLFPILEVGTSAKMLSIVPLMNGGGLFETGAGGSAPKHVQQFEKENHLRWDSLGEFLALAVSMEHYSEATGNAKAKVLGETLDDATSKFLDNDKSPSRKVNELDNRGSHFYLAMYWAEALATQDADADLKAEFAPVFEKLKANEEQIVKELIDCQGVSMDIDGYYKPVDELAAKAMRPSATLNEIIS is encoded by the coding sequence ATGGCTGACAATCTCCACAAAATCGTTTACACCAAAACAGATGAGGCTCCTGCACTCGCAACCGAATCTCTTTTGCCTATCATTCAGTCCTTTACCGCATCCAGCGGGATCAACTTTGAAGTAAAGGACATCTCTCTCTCCGGAAGGATCATTGCGAACTTCCCCGAGTTTTTGACCCCGGAACAACGCATTGGTGACGCCCTCGCAGAATTGGGCGAAATGGCCAAGACCCCAGAGGCCAATATCATCAAGCTCCCAAATATCAGTGCCTCCATCCCTCAGTTGGTTGCTGCAATCACCGAATTGCAAGCCAAAGGATACAAGCTCCCCAACTACCCAGAAGAGCCCGCCAACGATGAGGAAAAGGCCATCAAAGCTCGCTACGACAAGATCAAGGGTAGCGCCGTGAACCCGGTTCTCCGTGAAGGAAACTCCGACCGTCGCGCCCCTAAGGCTGTCAAAAACTACGCACGCAAGCATCCACATAGCATGGGTGAGTGGGCATCTGATTCCAAGACCCACGTCGCCAGCATGGAAGGTCATGACTTCTTCGGTTCTGAAAAGTCTGTGACTGTTCCTGCCGCTACCGATGTCAAAATCGTATTCGTAGGCGAGGATGGTTCCGAGCAGGTTCTCAAAGCTAGCACGCCTTTGCTCGCGGGTGAAGTGATCGACGCTTCCGCAATGAGCATGGCGACCTTGAAGTCCTTCCTGGAAGCTCAGATGGACGAAGCCAAAGCTCAGGACATCTTGTTCTCCTTGCACCTCAAGGCGACCATGATGAAAGTGTCTGACCCGATCCTCTTTGGAGCGGCTGTAAGCACTTACTACCGCGAGACGTTCGCCAAATATGCAGACCTCTTCGAGGAGTTGGGCATTTCTGCCAACAACGGCCTCGGCGATCTGTACAACAAGATCGATACGCTTCCTGCTGATAAAAAAGCTGCAGTACTGGCCGATATGGAGGCAGAAGCCGCCAAGCGTCCAGCACTCGCTATGGTCAATTCCGACAAGGGAATCACCAACCTACACGTTCCTTCCGACGTGATCATCGACGCTTCCATGCCGGCCATGATTCGTATCGGAGGCAAAATGTGGGACACCAACGGAGGCACACAAGACACCAAAGCAGTCATTCCAGATCGCAGCTATGCGTCTGTGTACCAAGAGACTATCGACTTCTGCAAAAAGCACGGTGCATTTGATCCGACAACGATGGGTAGTGTGCCCAACGTGGGATTGATGGCCAAGAAGGCTGAAGAGTACGGTTCTCACGACAAGACTTTCCAATTGGCGTCCAAAGGTGCCGTGAAGGTGATCGATACTGACGGAAACGTACTGATCGAGCAGTCTGTAGAAGCGGGCGACATCTTCCGCATGTGCCAGACCAAGGATGCACCGATCAAGGACTGGGTAGGATTGGCCGTTCGTCGCGCTCGTGCTACCGGATCTCCTGCGGTATTCTGGTTGGATGAAAATCGTGCACACGATGCCGAGTTGATCAAGAAGGTCAACGCTTACCTCCCAGAGTTCGAAACTGAAGGATTGGAGCTGCACATCATGGCCCCAGCCGCTGCGACTCGCTTCTCCTTGGAGCGCATCAAAGAAGGTCAGGACACCATTTCTGTAACCGGCAACGTACTTCGCGACTACCTGACGGACTTGTTCCCGATCCTCGAGGTGGGTACTTCCGCCAAGATGCTGTCTATCGTTCCTTTGATGAATGGTGGTGGATTGTTCGAAACAGGAGCGGGTGGATCTGCTCCTAAGCACGTTCAGCAGTTCGAAAAAGAAAACCACCTTCGCTGGGATTCCTTGGGTGAATTCCTCGCACTGGCGGTATCGATGGAGCATTATAGCGAGGCGACAGGCAATGCCAAAGCCAAAGTTTTGGGCGAAACGCTAGACGACGCGACTTCCAAATTCCTCGACAACGACAAATCTCCTTCCCGTAAGGTCAATGAGCTCGACAACCGTGGTAGCCACTTCTACCTCGCGATGTACTGGGCAGAAGCGCTGGCTACTCAAGATGCCGACGCAGACCTCAAAGCGGAATTTGCACCTGTATTCGAGAAGTTGAAAGCCAACGAAGAGCAGATCGTCAAGGAGTTGATCGACTGCCAAGGCGTGAGCATGGACATCGACGGGTACTACAAGCCTGTTGACGAATTGGCGGCCAAAGCCATGCGTCCAAGCGCTACATTGAACGAAATCATTAGCTAA